The following proteins are co-located in the Acidicapsa acidisoli genome:
- a CDS encoding sensor histidine kinase produces the protein MTNQANPPKAGVAGDTRTPTGFASFLVRVIWAVAGPTLLIFLIFLSSGRIRLSQSVIEIVGAFVYSTMIAPPSVLLLSWMGHHYSKKYPRLVYLMYAPTLVCTATLGSLAGALLLQIAGVVPKGAYWIELRESLPFAIVISLIFGLSISTFETMRYKLQTTVLELRTRQVEQERAYKLLAEARLSSLESRIHPHFLFNTLNSIAALIPDDPQRAEDIVGRLASLLRFSLNASQRSMAPLGQELKIVRDYLEIEKTRFGARLRYEIDVPASLEFASLPPLALQSLVENCVKHVVTTRQQGGEIRVTASSSSDRIFLDVIDDGPGFSLEAISPDHGLANLIARMQLLFGEAGYLEVTQREDRNCVRLSFPTAP, from the coding sequence ATGACCAACCAAGCCAACCCTCCCAAGGCCGGCGTTGCCGGAGATACGCGAACGCCGACCGGCTTCGCCTCATTCCTCGTGCGGGTGATATGGGCCGTTGCCGGCCCCACGCTGTTGATCTTTCTGATTTTTCTTTCCTCGGGCCGCATTCGGCTCTCCCAGAGTGTCATTGAGATTGTCGGCGCATTCGTCTATTCCACGATGATTGCCCCGCCTTCTGTCCTTCTTCTCAGCTGGATGGGGCATCACTATTCAAAGAAATATCCTCGCCTCGTTTATCTCATGTATGCGCCGACACTCGTCTGTACGGCAACCTTGGGCTCTCTTGCCGGCGCCCTTCTCTTGCAGATCGCCGGCGTTGTTCCGAAAGGCGCCTATTGGATCGAGCTCCGCGAATCACTTCCGTTTGCAATCGTCATCTCGCTCATCTTCGGCCTGAGCATCTCGACCTTCGAAACCATGCGCTACAAACTCCAGACCACCGTTCTCGAACTGCGCACCAGGCAAGTGGAGCAGGAACGCGCATACAAGTTGCTTGCCGAAGCGCGGCTATCGTCTCTCGAATCGCGGATCCATCCGCATTTTCTCTTCAACACGCTGAACTCGATCGCCGCTCTCATTCCCGACGATCCGCAGCGAGCAGAGGACATCGTCGGCAGGCTGGCCTCACTCTTGCGTTTCTCTCTGAACGCGAGTCAGCGCAGTATGGCGCCACTCGGCCAGGAACTGAAGATCGTTCGCGACTATCTTGAAATTGAGAAGACCCGCTTCGGGGCGCGGCTGCGCTACGAGATCGATGTGCCGGCATCTCTGGAGTTCGCAAGTCTGCCACCATTGGCGCTTCAATCGCTCGTGGAAAACTGCGTGAAGCACGTTGTCACCACGAGGCAGCAAGGTGGCGAAATTCGAGTCACCGCTTCCTCCTCATCGGACCGCATCTTTCTGGACGTAATCGATGACGGCCCGGGATTCTCCCTGGAAGCCATCTCTCCAGACCACGGACTGGCCAATCTCATCGCGCGCATGCAGCTTCTCTTTGGCGAAGCCGGATATCTTGAGGTAACACAAAGGGAAGACCGGAACTGCGTTCGATTATCCTTCCCCACCGCGCCGTAG
- a CDS encoding LytR/AlgR family response regulator transcription factor: MENTPLRAYLVDDEALAIERLKRLLARFPEIEIIGSATDPAVALESLNSELPDVLFLDIQMPVMNGFELLSRLDEHPFVIFTTAYDEYALKAFEVNSIDYLMKPIDVEHLERALKKLGRMRPVAKPGWQQAPELRTILNELASTLRNPQATYPNRIASRVGERISFLDLDTVTHFIAKEKLTYAVVKGHPHCVDQTIAELEQRLNPAKFIRIHRAILLNVDWIHEVNSWFAGKVVVSLKDAQRTELTVARDRVRYLKSQLGI; the protein is encoded by the coding sequence ATGGAAAATACACCTCTTCGTGCCTATCTGGTCGATGACGAAGCGCTCGCAATCGAGCGCCTGAAGCGCCTTCTTGCGCGCTTTCCCGAGATTGAGATTATCGGCAGCGCGACCGATCCAGCCGTTGCGCTCGAATCGCTCAACAGCGAATTGCCCGACGTGCTCTTCCTCGACATTCAGATGCCGGTCATGAACGGCTTCGAGCTGCTCTCCCGCCTGGACGAACATCCCTTCGTCATCTTTACAACCGCCTACGACGAATACGCGCTGAAGGCCTTCGAGGTGAACTCCATCGACTACCTGATGAAACCGATCGATGTCGAGCATCTGGAGCGTGCACTCAAGAAGCTTGGCCGGATGCGCCCGGTTGCGAAGCCCGGATGGCAGCAAGCCCCGGAGTTGAGGACGATTCTCAATGAACTAGCCTCAACTCTTCGCAATCCCCAGGCGACCTACCCCAACCGTATTGCCTCACGGGTTGGCGAACGAATTTCATTCCTCGATCTGGATACCGTGACTCATTTCATAGCTAAGGAAAAGCTGACCTACGCCGTGGTGAAAGGACATCCGCACTGCGTCGATCAAACGATCGCGGAACTCGAACAGAGGCTGAATCCAGCAAAGTTCATTCGCATCCACCGGGCAATTCTATTGAATGTGGATTGGATCCATGAAGTGAACTCGTGGTTCGCCGGTAAAGTAGTTGTCTCACTCAAAGATGCTCAGCGCACGGAACTGACGGTAGCGCGCGATCGCGTGCGCTACCTCAAGTCCCAACTCGGAATATGA
- a CDS encoding SIS domain-containing protein, protein MGRVFPHEMLREMYEQPEAIRRTIALYTVEASGSLELNPEFFPPLAQWGNAHGEVLILASGSSRHSGLAGEILLEDECGLAVDVEYASEYSLRGFNPNSKDLRNPSVIVLSQSGETSDTLAALREARQRGQKTLAITNVEDSTMAREADLSMPLAAGREKAIPATKSFTSQLTVLALLALYEGVSLNRLDAAALSARIRELVAVPEAIDAQLAGWETQMAALAKKYRDAATFLYLGRGIHYAIAREGALKLKESSYIHAEGYPTGELKHGPNALVSEQVPLVVLATVDEGLEGSVLRYEKTVQLLRDMKAQGAKVIALANTGDTEISGLVSDCVFVDPAPEHLLPISEVIPLQLFAYFMAIEHGINVDHPRNLAKAVVEQSQ, encoded by the coding sequence ATGGGTCGAGTCTTTCCTCATGAAATGCTGCGGGAGATGTATGAGCAGCCGGAGGCGATTCGCCGAACGATCGCGCTTTATACGGTCGAGGCTTCGGGCAGTCTGGAACTGAATCCGGAGTTCTTTCCACCGCTGGCGCAGTGGGGCAATGCGCATGGCGAGGTGCTGATCCTGGCGAGCGGTTCGAGCCGTCACAGTGGACTGGCGGGAGAGATCTTGCTGGAAGACGAGTGCGGGCTCGCCGTCGATGTGGAATACGCCAGCGAGTACAGCCTGCGCGGATTCAATCCCAATTCAAAAGACCTGCGCAACCCCAGCGTGATCGTGCTGTCGCAATCCGGCGAAACCTCGGATACGCTGGCGGCGCTGCGCGAGGCGCGGCAGCGCGGACAGAAGACGCTGGCCATCACCAACGTGGAAGACTCGACGATGGCGCGTGAGGCGGATCTCTCGATGCCGCTGGCTGCGGGCAGGGAGAAGGCGATTCCGGCGACCAAGAGCTTTACCAGCCAGCTCACCGTGCTGGCGTTGCTGGCGCTGTATGAGGGCGTAAGCCTGAACCGTCTGGATGCGGCCGCACTCTCGGCGCGTATTCGAGAGCTTGTGGCTGTGCCGGAGGCAATTGATGCGCAACTGGCTGGGTGGGAGACGCAGATGGCCGCGCTGGCAAAGAAGTATCGCGATGCCGCGACCTTTCTGTATCTGGGCCGCGGAATACACTACGCCATTGCGCGCGAGGGAGCGCTGAAGCTCAAGGAATCTTCGTATATCCATGCCGAGGGTTACCCGACGGGCGAGCTCAAGCATGGTCCCAATGCGCTGGTGAGCGAGCAGGTGCCGCTGGTGGTGCTGGCGACTGTGGACGAAGGGCTGGAGGGGTCGGTGCTTCGCTATGAGAAGACGGTGCAATTGCTGCGCGATATGAAGGCGCAGGGCGCGAAGGTCATTGCTCTGGCCAACACCGGCGATACGGAAATTTCCGGGCTGGTTTCGGATTGCGTCTTCGTCGATCCCGCGCCGGAACATCTGCTGCCGATCTCCGAGGTGATTCCGCTGCAGCTCTTTGCTTACTTCATGGCTATCGAGCATGGCATCAACGTCGATCATCCGCGCAATCTCGCCAAGGCTGTGGTCGAACAGAGCCAGTAG
- a CDS encoding DeoR/GlpR family DNA-binding transcription regulator: MGTSFARKITPSMSTLNSRSERIMKFLLRTGTASIEEILAEAGSSAPSIRRDLARLESRGLIRRTHGGATLVEPLLYEPFRYDRSFQAREERYAAEKRRIGLAAAELVERNETIGLTAGTTTTHIGRSLRHREDIQVVTNAINIGMELCNQPGIRTYVTGGAVPWAWSFSLTGSAALNFLNDVYMDKVFLSVTGLDIERGATTLESDEALVFRKMLKQSKKVIVVADSSKLTKVSPALVCPLSEIQMLITDVGATEECIEPYRKLGIEVQRV; this comes from the coding sequence ATGGGAACTTCGTTTGCCAGGAAGATTACTCCGAGTATGTCCACGCTCAACTCGCGCTCTGAACGCATCATGAAATTCCTGCTTCGCACCGGCACCGCCAGTATTGAAGAGATTCTGGCCGAAGCCGGCTCCTCGGCTCCCAGCATTCGCCGCGACCTTGCCCGCCTCGAGAGCCGTGGCCTCATCCGCCGCACCCATGGCGGCGCAACGCTCGTCGAACCGCTGCTCTACGAGCCGTTCCGCTACGACCGTTCCTTTCAGGCCCGCGAAGAGCGTTACGCCGCCGAAAAGCGCCGCATCGGCCTCGCCGCCGCCGAACTCGTGGAGCGCAACGAGACCATCGGCCTCACCGCGGGCACCACGACCACCCACATAGGCCGCAGCCTTCGCCATCGCGAAGACATTCAGGTCGTGACCAACGCCATCAACATCGGCATGGAACTCTGCAACCAGCCCGGCATCCGCACCTACGTCACCGGCGGCGCAGTTCCATGGGCGTGGTCCTTTTCGCTGACCGGCAGCGCCGCGCTGAACTTCCTGAACGACGTCTACATGGACAAAGTCTTCCTCAGCGTAACCGGCCTCGACATCGAGCGAGGAGCAACCACGCTGGAGTCCGATGAAGCCCTGGTCTTCCGCAAGATGCTCAAGCAGTCCAAAAAAGTAATCGTCGTAGCCGATTCCAGCAAGCTCACCAAAGTAAGCCCGGCGCTCGTTTGCCCACTCTCGGAAATTCAAATGCTCATCACGGATGTCGGAGCCACCGAAGAGTGCATCGAACCTTACCGCAAGCTAGGCATTGAGGTACAGCGGGTATAG
- a CDS encoding glycoside hydrolase family 125 protein: MSLMSLPQVSRRAWLKGAAALTVGSQLQPLFGFAPGEAAADLRLPEARPKAADRRFVSTAVEETIQRLQGRIGDPNLGVLFANCFPNTLDTTVWPGRFEGKPDTYVVTGDIDAMWLRDSSAQLWPYLPLLKGDAKLRELVEGVIRRQGRMIRIDPYANAFMRNPADPPLSWAVHDKTHHVPGVGERKWEIDSLCYPVRLAHGYWRETGDTAPFDGEWKQTAWTILETFRVQQRKAGPGPYSFQRESPVPTDTVPLGGFGNPARPVGLIFSMFRPSDDACIYPLFVPANLFAVTSLRQLAELAKEVFSDAKLREGCLELAGEVERALQQYGMTDDTAQERIWAYEVDGYGNVLKMDDANAPGLLSLAYLGCCAVDDPLYRRTRSFALSPANPYFFRGKAAEGIGGPHEGLNMIWPMSILMRALTSVDDGEIRQCLRWLRDTTAGTGFMHESFQCDNPKDFTRPWFAWANTLYGELILKLAKERPALLVAKLD; encoded by the coding sequence ATGAGTTTAATGTCACTTCCGCAAGTATCCCGTCGCGCATGGCTTAAAGGCGCGGCGGCCCTGACCGTCGGCTCGCAATTGCAACCGTTGTTTGGTTTTGCGCCGGGCGAGGCTGCGGCTGATTTGCGCCTGCCCGAGGCGCGGCCCAAGGCTGCGGACCGGCGCTTTGTTAGCACGGCGGTCGAGGAGACGATCCAGCGGTTACAGGGCAGGATTGGCGATCCCAATCTCGGAGTCCTCTTCGCCAATTGCTTTCCCAACACGCTGGATACGACGGTGTGGCCGGGACGATTTGAAGGCAAGCCGGATACGTATGTGGTGACGGGCGATATCGACGCGATGTGGCTGCGCGATTCCTCGGCGCAGCTCTGGCCTTATCTTCCCTTGTTGAAGGGCGACGCAAAGCTGCGCGAGCTGGTGGAAGGCGTGATTCGCCGCCAGGGACGGATGATTCGCATCGATCCCTACGCCAATGCTTTTATGCGCAACCCGGCGGACCCGCCGTTGAGCTGGGCGGTGCATGACAAGACGCACCATGTGCCGGGCGTGGGAGAACGCAAATGGGAGATCGATTCGCTGTGCTATCCGGTGCGGCTGGCGCACGGGTACTGGCGCGAAACGGGCGACACTGCGCCGTTTGACGGCGAATGGAAGCAGACGGCGTGGACGATCCTTGAGACGTTTCGCGTGCAGCAGCGCAAGGCTGGGCCGGGGCCGTATTCGTTTCAGCGCGAGAGCCCGGTGCCGACGGATACGGTTCCGCTGGGCGGGTTTGGCAATCCGGCGCGGCCTGTGGGGTTGATCTTTTCGATGTTCCGGCCTTCGGATGATGCCTGCATCTATCCGCTGTTTGTGCCCGCGAATCTGTTTGCGGTGACCAGCTTGCGGCAGTTGGCCGAGTTGGCCAAAGAGGTTTTCAGCGACGCGAAGCTGCGGGAAGGCTGTCTGGAGCTTGCCGGGGAAGTGGAACGCGCGCTTCAGCAATACGGAATGACCGACGACACTGCACAGGAGCGCATCTGGGCGTACGAAGTGGATGGTTACGGCAACGTCCTCAAGATGGATGACGCGAATGCGCCGGGGCTGCTGAGTCTGGCGTATCTGGGTTGTTGCGCTGTGGATGACCCGCTGTACCGGCGGACGCGCAGCTTTGCGCTGAGTCCGGCCAATCCGTATTTCTTTCGCGGTAAGGCTGCGGAGGGGATTGGCGGCCCGCATGAGGGGCTGAACATGATTTGGCCGATGTCGATCCTGATGCGGGCGTTGACTTCGGTCGATGACGGGGAGATTCGCCAGTGCCTGCGCTGGCTGCGCGACACTACGGCGGGCACAGGATTTATGCACGAATCTTTTCAATGCGACAACCCGAAGGATTTCACGCGGCCGTGGTTTGCGTGGGCGAATACGCTGTATGGGGAGCTGATTCTCAAGCTGGCGAAGGAACGGCCTGCACTGCTGGTGGCGAAGCTTGATTGA
- a CDS encoding copper homeostasis protein CutC: MLFELCADSLEAARAAQAGGADRLELCEDLPVGGVTPRKSLLRAVLDEVSIPVHVLVRPRGGDFVYTSAEFQRMRDEIEHAKAAGAAGVVIGVLRPDGRVDVERTRELALLARPMKVTFHRAFDESNDLEPALEDVILTGADCLLTSGGAPNVREGADRIGRLMRQAAGRIEIMAGGGLRLASMAEVVRRSRVTKLHGSLLRPGVSGTDRRSLLELDIREAMRVLKQECLEAAF; encoded by the coding sequence TTGTTATTTGAATTGTGTGCCGACAGCCTGGAGGCTGCGCGAGCTGCCCAGGCCGGCGGCGCGGATCGACTGGAGCTGTGCGAAGATCTGCCGGTCGGCGGGGTTACGCCGCGCAAATCGCTCCTGCGCGCCGTACTCGACGAGGTTTCCATTCCTGTGCATGTGCTGGTCCGTCCGCGCGGGGGAGATTTCGTGTACACGAGCGCCGAGTTCCAGCGGATGCGCGACGAGATTGAGCACGCTAAGGCTGCTGGAGCAGCGGGTGTCGTGATCGGAGTGTTGCGGCCCGACGGGCGAGTTGATGTTGAGCGCACGCGAGAGCTTGCCTTGCTGGCTCGCCCGATGAAAGTGACGTTCCATCGCGCCTTCGATGAGTCGAATGATCTGGAACCGGCGCTGGAGGATGTGATTCTTACAGGCGCGGATTGCCTGCTTACATCGGGAGGCGCGCCCAATGTCCGGGAGGGCGCGGACCGGATCGGCCGCCTGATGAGACAAGCCGCGGGGCGGATTGAGATTATGGCTGGTGGTGGCTTACGGCTTGCCTCCATGGCGGAGGTGGTGCGCCGCAGCCGCGTGACCAAGCTGCATGGGTCGCTATTACGCCCGGGGGTTTCGGGAACGGACAGGCGTTCGTTGCTGGAGCTGGATATCCGCGAGGCAATGCGGGTGCTGAAGCAGGAATGTCTAGAAGCTGCTTTTTAG
- a CDS encoding glycosyl hydrolase family 18 protein: protein MKHIVRLARLSCMALGILLALGLTSASAAAKPVALFYLGTNPDSIRSFLAHYKQIDLLVPTWYEVDQDGLLTGDPDPTVLEVAHRDKLPVMPLIALFNKKGFHEFAGNHAAWDHMNEAMIREAKLHGYTGFQFDFENVSYLDRDGLTALVKNSADALHKAGLQLSIATVPNAPGYPAGKGGFAKWIYTDWRGAYDIAELAKSVDLLCLMTYDQQTRWTMPGPVAGWQWTVDNLEYALKVVPKEKLSLGIPLYGYHWYTGAPKIDKATGDEQPNQQADYINALDATQLATAYKAKVEWDTFDHSAYFWFYRDQMREWIFYTDLHTFQDRYELVRDRGLQGFCSWVLGAEDPEIWKYLPQSR, encoded by the coding sequence ATGAAGCATATTGTGCGGTTAGCCCGCTTGTCATGCATGGCGTTGGGAATTCTGTTGGCGTTGGGTCTCACCTCAGCCAGCGCAGCAGCGAAGCCGGTTGCGCTCTTCTATCTCGGCACCAACCCTGATTCGATCCGCTCCTTCCTCGCGCACTACAAACAGATCGACCTGCTCGTTCCCACCTGGTACGAAGTCGATCAGGACGGCCTGTTGACCGGCGATCCCGACCCCACCGTCCTCGAAGTAGCCCACCGCGACAAGCTCCCGGTCATGCCCCTCATCGCGCTATTCAACAAAAAGGGCTTCCATGAGTTCGCCGGCAACCACGCCGCCTGGGACCACATGAACGAAGCGATGATCCGCGAAGCCAAACTCCACGGCTACACCGGCTTCCAGTTCGACTTCGAAAACGTCTCCTACCTCGACCGCGACGGCCTCACCGCTCTGGTCAAGAACTCCGCCGACGCCCTGCACAAGGCAGGCCTCCAACTCAGCATCGCCACCGTCCCCAACGCCCCCGGCTACCCCGCCGGCAAAGGCGGCTTCGCCAAGTGGATCTACACCGACTGGCGCGGCGCTTACGACATCGCCGAGCTGGCCAAATCTGTCGACCTGCTCTGCCTGATGACCTACGACCAGCAGACCCGCTGGACCATGCCCGGCCCCGTCGCCGGCTGGCAATGGACCGTCGACAACCTCGAATACGCCCTGAAAGTCGTCCCGAAAGAAAAGCTCTCCCTCGGCATTCCCCTCTACGGCTACCACTGGTACACCGGCGCGCCCAAAATCGACAAAGCCACCGGCGACGAGCAGCCCAACCAGCAGGCCGACTACATCAACGCCCTCGACGCAACCCAGTTGGCCACCGCCTACAAAGCCAAAGTCGAGTGGGACACCTTCGACCACAGCGCATATTTCTGGTTCTACCGCGACCAGATGCGCGAATGGATCTTCTATACCGACCTGCACACCTTCCAGGACCGCTATGAATTAGTCAGAGATCGCGGCCTTCAGGGCTTCTGCTCCTGGGTACTCGGCGCAGAAGACCCTGAAATCTGGAAGTACCTCCCGCAAAGCCGCTAG